The DNA region cgtagacaccacatccgccctggcctcatatccagcatcgcacctgaagaaatcctacatacacaaagacgatgtatccatacattatttcaagaatatgcaacaaatgcgacttattaaacaatatagtacgATGAAGACTTACccatagctcttgcttcacccgctccgccttgttgttgaattgtctgccgtcccgatctactgcatcgggggcgacggcgtagtggtcgaaggtgtatgctgggctcgtcactccggcgtactcgacaagtccagggaagtgttcccggcatagaaggcccaggatgccattggggttgcggccgtgaccccctgtagtctccaaaaccatccaagacctgtccaagtgattaagatgaagtattagtttctattattaatttgaacatataatatgaaaaggcagcaacaatatctaaagttacctacctctctccatcgggtcgtatcagcggacgtctgtcacgaagtatgggtcgcttagggaggctcgcgggacctcgcaggtagatactcctcgaacctgaggagccagaacctaagacgtcctgctgagcggcgtcgtcgtcgtcgtcgtcctgctgcgccgcatcgtcgtcgtcctgctgtgccgcatcgacagcggcttgctgctccacctgctgttgtatggcgtcgtcctgctgcgcctcctcctccgtcctatgggtgctcctcctccccctccccctccccctccccctcctcgtcctcgtcccaccgcccaccatctttgtccaacaacctgcaattaagagtaaacaattaagcacagataaaaaatatgtatttagaaacatatgcaaaataaatgaaatatagcattacatcgattaaaaataatcttcatatgtgtccgggttagccggatcataagtgtcatcatcactatcaaccatttcatagtcgacatcatctgaaggcgcaatttcatAGGGATTGACATCATAAgtgtatgatttcatgtgtagttctcttaggtttctacacatagtgtcccacaactttctccaaacattctaaaatttttatcgcagcctgtacatatgatatcatgacacgtgaacaagtttcaggattttctgactttgtttgtgttttatacaatttttaaacatgtgtatggcaagttcacggccatgtttagtgagcatgttgctcgaagtttccggtccgctcctggaatcggccgtaacttatgctaagtaacatgaatatcatgtttgcatgcacggttttccaagtttcgagtgacctacagttcaaatctaaattttccgaagaaattcaaataaacgaactaaatctactaacgattgaaaactctgttaaaattgtccacaaatgatacatgtaggtatacatagtgtaggaacacaccacaaaaagtttggttgcaaaaaataaaaaaaataaaaatatactttcccGAGTGTCCAgttatgacactcggcaaagtatgctttgccgagtgcctgctatGTGACACTCGGTACAGAacatctttgccgagagccaacggctgacactcggcaaagactaacgaCCGTCAGCTCTGGGACGGTCGCTGATGgccgtttgccgagagccccctttgccgagtgtctgacactcggcaaagttgtctttgccgagtgccgttcgGTGCCGAGTGTTCAGCTCTCGGCAAAGCAcgatttgccgagtgcctaactgTACCGagagcggcactcggcaaagctatcgttgccgagtgcccgacaaaaggcactcggcaaagaagcccacactcggcaaagcctcggattccggtagtgtaaaCACCTCTTCCCTAATAGTAACATCCATCTCCCTCCACCACACACCTGGAGACCGACATTGCTGCAACCCTCCGAGGATGAGTGCAGGCAACCATGAATGAAAAGGCCACCGCCAACTCCAGATAACCAGAGATGTTCCTGACAAGAAAAACAATCATTAATAAGAAAAGAAGCAATTATCAAGAATAAGTTCAACAGATTGGTACCTATGCCAATATTCCTCTTCCTCCTCCATCGGCGTCTCGTTGCTACGTACCTTCCACAGCATCCTCCTCCATGGCATTGCCATTATCATGCTCATCAGTTGGAAGGTCGGAGTCGATCTCCGTCTGCTCCTCATCTTCCTCATCCACGTTCCCATATGCCTGAGAGCTCACCACATGGCCTTGCAAGTCCTTGTGCTTCAAATTGCCTGTCACAGTTCAGAATCCACAAAGCGGACGGAGGGGCATTAGAGCAGGAAGTAGGCACAACTCCATGTGCTGGTATGGTAGCTTACGAAACCACTCAGGTCTAGGTTGACATGCCAACTTGCAGTTTGTGCATGACTACTGCGCACGGTGCTGAAGAAACCGTGGATGAGATTGCATAATAATTTACCCATCTAGAATTCCTTCTCGGCGGAGCAGCTGTGTAGCAGCGCCTTGACCTGGAACAAGACCCGCTCCATGGATCTCTTCGCGGGGGTACTTTGCTTGTGATCATTGTCCGCTTGTTACCCTGCACAATATCGCAGGCGCACTGCCGTAAGCACGGAGCACAATGCTCATGGTATCAACGCTGTACACAAAATCATCCGCTGTACCTTAGAATCTGAACATATGGATTGGATTATTCTTGTTCCTTTCTGGAGTTGTTTTAGCTGTATCAGCATAATTTCATCAGCGACACTGATCAGCCATTGTAATTCAACAGTGATACCAAAAGGAACATGACTAACCCTTACCATTTTAACTATGGTGTCATTATGTTGCTTGAATTGTCTCTCTAGAAAGTTGAAGGCTGCAAAAGGCAAATAGTAAATTGAACGTTTTATTTTGTGAAAGGTCAAGACCCTAGATACACCAAAATTGGTGTTACCAACTGAATGTTTTTTTCTCAAACACGCAAAGAAAAAGGATGTTATTTACAATGACCTAACACACCACACACACGGAATGTTGAAAGGTTAAAGGCTTGTATACATGATGAACTTATAGAACCTCAATTCTTCACCTTTCAGAAATGTGTCAATAAATTTCCCCCCATGTTTAACTgccattgcatgcatagaaacctaTAATTTAAGAGTAGTGTAAGTAGTGTCTCCTTCATCTAGAAGCCTAGCACTTAAACAACCGCACAAGGTACTATTTGCGGGATTTGAGTTTGAGACACTATGGTGCAACTAACCTTTTCGTGGGACTTGCACATTCCTATTAGAGAGACAAATGCATCCACTGATTTCTGAATCTCTTGAAGAATAGTATCAACTGATCCTCTAGCCTTCAGTGCTTGTTTGATCTAGATTAGGATGGAAATTACTCAAACATCAGGCAGTGCTACAGTTTAGATTAGAGGACACAACGATAGGGGAAAAAGGAGCAGTGATAGGGGAAAAAGGAGCAATTCTAGCGCATATATGCCGATTTAAATTGCTCACCGTCTTGTTTAAACTCCTTGTGTTCTCCTCGTGCTGTATTGGTGACCAAAATGTTAGAAGACAAGACAAGCATGGCATATTTCATAAATGCATCAAACGCCATACTTACAAGCACACGGTACCAAGAGGTAATAGTGGAGGAACACAATGTTGGAAAACCATACGATACATCTTGGTTATCTTTTGTTTTGAGCGAAGGTTCCTTAAAACATGGAATAAGAACATATAAGGAGTATTCTAAGGCAAAAAAGGATCATGTAGTTCATATCTACAACTATATGCTAAATGAGATGTCTCTCAGAGCATCACTCGAGAAGAAGAGATGGCCACCTTAGGCAATTCACGACCTATCTCAGCAAGTAGATCTGAAGTAGAGTCACTATTCCTGAGGTATATTTGCAATATCTTCTGTATAAGATCACCCTGAGAGACAACAGAACAAGGAACATATTAGTAGCTACAAGCTTATCACCTATCAGCTAGCACATTAAAAAGGTAGTTGGAAGGAACTTAAGCTTACTTTACTCTGCCATCCTTTTCCAGCATCTTCGCTAGGGAAATCAGCACTGAGCAGCTTATGAGCTGAGTATCCAAGACGCTTTCGCAGAAAGGGAATGATTGCTTTGGAGCATCCCATGTGTATATTTTTCCCATTTGGTTCCCCAGATTTGTCCAACAACACAACAACAGAATTTACAATTGATTGTATAGTAATTAACACATCAGAAGACAGAAGGTATGAAAATGAGGACACTGTAAAAAaaatagtgcactaaaattaggtGAAAAAAGATTGCATAATGTCCAAGCACTGTGTGCACAAATAGCTAGTTACCTGAATCCATAATATCCTCCAATATTTTACATGCTCCACAATACAGGTAATCAACATTGCAAGGAGCAAGAGATGGTTGGAACTCGGAAAGAACATCATCAAAATTTTCAGTTGGCTGTAAAGTCTGCAAAAGTTGCTTCAGAATTGACATGTTTGGTTGATTCAACAGATCAGGAATGCCAAGTAACTGCAAAAGGCACCAGACTTGTTAGCATTAGTGTAGGGTCGAGATGGCggactagagggggggtgaatagtcctTTCTAAAACTAATTACAATGGCTAACACAAATAAATACGGAATTAAAACTATTTTGGTTTAGCCAAGACTACACTCCTCTAACTATAACAAACACCTGACAAAAGATTCTAATTGAAGCAACTAAGGTGCCAAGATAGTGAAAGTGCTCTCCCATACAAATCTAGTTAGCAACGACATACAAATTATGCAAATGTAATTCTAAGCACACCGATAGCTCCTAAACATACTAGTAAGCAAAGAGCACAAAGCACAAGCACTACTAGAGAGAAACAACtacttagctacacaagctaagtaaaacagattagctacacaagctaacaacaagtgagcaactattttattatagatatgactagatatacaagagcatatacgagcaacaaatactcactagcataagtatatgaacaagtaaatacaagctagtgaggaaagttgcaaaccaacgggaagatgatgacacgtggcacaatgattttttcccgtggtgtcgatgacttgccggtcacccctagtccacgttgaggtagattcaaagctcccaaccgctcctctatcaagtctccacttgatctcttgagccggattggtcaatgaaccctcaaacctcgattccactagagttgcttttcaccgctccggcgaggcaagcacaacgcctctcacaatcaccaccgcggcctcttcacaatctcctttgaagagctcacggggaaccaccaccaagccgtctaggaggcggcaacctccaagagtaacaagccaacgacctcacttgatgatctccctagtgcctcaaagatcaacaacttgatgcaatgcactagatggctctcaatctcactagaatgcaatcccaaccaatatgagtgagagagagggagaggaaaggcTCCAATATGCTCACAAGTGTTCCAAATGGCCTCCTCCACACTTTCAACCCGGGCAACACAAGGATATATAGCCccctctccaaaactagccgttatgggtcaattgccccttttctgcgcacatgcggacggtctgcaatacaagcccggactgtccgcacaagaatcccaacggctataaacggttataaaaatgtcagagcattcaaaaatgacttgcggacggtctgcccctcaaggtcggacggtccgcgatacataaaactgagccaaaacgaagttttgctgactctgctcatttgctgaaatttgtactgtggacggtccgcacctggaccccggacggtccgcaatacaaaatatttgtactgtggacggtccgcacctggaccctggacggtccgcaatacaaaatatttgtactgtggacggtccgcactcaggccccggacggtccgcagttcaaaaaataaaaccaaaacagaactactcgagttctgtccaaacaccagtccttcaactacggacggtccgccacctgggaccagacggtccgcagtacaaaaaCTTCACGAAACACAGAAACTCCGCGTTTCTGCCCATCATCTCAAGTTAGACCTGCGGACAGTCCGccatgctggcccggacggtccgcggtacctcaattcagcccacattcaagaaatcgcttttgaataagtttctttcacgaaccaaagcgttgttagccctcatgcaaatgcaccaactatatgagcaatgaggcactaaagacatgtcaagtaagataattgacccctcttgatagtacggctatctagcctactaacccggtcaattatcaacctctaagcaccttttgaccggtaaaacaaaaacctattgttatacctttgccttgagcattcaattccatctccttaaatgatgaacaatgggcatccataagtgtagccaaccatgataccttttaccatttgtccatagcatgaagttcctccaccatcatcatcaagccacttgatcaatatcccagatcaacacatggcttgataattctataatgatatgatccactccatgttatcacatagccttcttggttcatcaatctcaacatagcttgctcttcaccgttgctttatgtccatcggtgctaagtccttgctcttgcttcaccgccacgcggtccctcacacatgagcctttgacttgcccttcacactAGCCACTCGGTCCATCGAAACCAAGCCATATCTCTTGATCTTCTCCATATAGCCACATGACACCATGTCATGTCTTCATATGCAATGAGCTCCTTTATCACACTAGTTGAGCATCTCAATATCACCAAGCCACATCACCACCATGGCTAAAATAACTCACACTAGTGTACCTGTGGACTAATCACCTGTGTATCTCAACATAAACACTTATTAGTCCATATAAGTTGTcaatcaattaccaaaaccaaacagggtctcacaatctccccctttttggtaattgatgacaactctACAAAGATTTGTCGTTTTTGTTCTTTTCCAAGCTAGCTTTTCACACAAGTGTAAATTGCTAGTTTGGCAAAGTTCTTATGTTCCTTATCCAACTTTAAGCTCATTTGTTAAGATTTGGATAAGCACCATAAAAACGGTTTGGTAGTGATATCCTCGCCTACATGTGTGCTTGGATGGTTTGGTTTCAAGCTTACACACATGCAAAGATATGAAAATTGAGGGGACATTATCACTACCACATGATGCTAAAGTATACAAAATAGAAATGTACCTTTGTAGCGTGTTTACTACTTTTCATTTCATCCTTAGCATCATCTTGCTAGAAACAAGTGAAACTAGATACCACATGAGATCATAATAAATAGGATTCTAGTTACTCCTTTCACACTAAGACTAGTCTTATAAATATCACTAAATCAATCATCATCCAAGTCTTAGTTCTAGCAGCACTTAAACACAAGTATGTAGGAATATAAGACAAATGtgatgcaagcaagcaatgtagtGCACAAACAAATGCATCAAACATATATTCACAAGCTTGCTCCCCCTACTTGTAGTGCATCCTTTTTCAATAAAATCTCATGACCATTATACTTTGTCTCTTGATCCATTTGTATTCAATGCTACTCATTGATCAGTAGCTCCCCCTGAGTTCATGTCCAAGTTTTCTCTTGTGCATATTTCCATATCTTTGTTCCAACTTGCTCATTTACATATCTTTGTtccaacttctccccctttgtcattaatTAGCCATAAAAGGGTTGTTCGAAGGCTCTGGGAAAATGTATTTGTGAATATTATACCAACTTGAAAGTACTCAATAAATTTTTGATGGACACCATATGCATGATAAAAATCCTTGACATCACTTGCATGAACTTATTTTAGGAGAGAGTTTATCTCTTGAGTTGATGATCACTTAAGGTTGTGGATCACTTGAAGTCTTGTACCACTCAAAGGATATCAATTGTATGATTGATCTAGAAACCACTTAgtgaataccaattgaaaggaataATATTGGCCTAGACATTTCTCTG from Zea mays cultivar B73 unplaced genomic scaffold, Zm-B73-REFERENCE-NAM-5.0 scaffold_489, whole genome shotgun sequence includes:
- the LOC118475575 gene encoding uncharacterized protein encodes the protein MSILKQLLQTLQPTENFDDVLSEFQPSLAPCNVDYLYCGACKILEDIMDSVSSFSYLLSSDVLITIQSIVNSVVVLLDKSGEPNGKNIHMGCSKAIIPFLRKRLGYSAHKLLSADFPSEDAGKGWQSKGDLIQKILQIYLRNSDSTSDLLAEIGRELPKEPSLKTKDNQDVSYGFPTLCSSTITSWYRVLHEENTRSLNKTIKQALKARGSVDTILQEIQKSVDAFVSLIGMCKSHEKVSMHAMAVKHGGKFIDTFLKAFNFLERQFKQHNDTIVKMLKQLQKGTRIIQSICSDSKHKDLQGHVVSSQAYGNVDEEDEEQTEIDSDLPTDEHDNGNAMEEDAVE